The following coding sequences lie in one Oncorhynchus kisutch isolate 150728-3 linkage group LG17, Okis_V2, whole genome shotgun sequence genomic window:
- the LOC109907948 gene encoding tripartite motif-containing protein 35, with protein MATPASVHELLLDTLDSLISSELKRFQYLLTKNMLDGWFPIPKSRLENADREDTVEKMVSAYSHEGAVKISLTILRKMGQNDLAMKLERGTLEEVPALKKTASHQKEELKSNLESLRKNQETYKSMEVHIKKQRADAERQMREQFEKFHQFLREEEEARLVALREEEEQKGRAIASEMERILKQISSLEQDLQKDDRTFPVSYKYIQNSTLPGTQQVSGVLIDMAKHLGNLQFRVWEKMKEIVQFTPVILNPNTANRWLSVSDNLTSVRFNNIGQQITDNPERFTQYAKILGSEGFSSGKHIWEVEVGDHPEWNLGVAKETIDRKGEILASPAYGIWAILNRNGVYQSGKGEPLAFEKLKRIRVQLDFTSGEVSFYDPKDMTHIYTHKDTFAERLYPYFLVGLAGSANNPDIHICQSEVSLTVMASQ; from the exons ATGGCAACTCCTGCTTCTGTCCATGAGCTGCTGCTGGACACTCTGGATAGCTTGATCTCAAGCGAGCTGAAGAGATTTCAGTATCTACTGACTAAGAACATGTTagatg GCTGGTTTCCTATTCCTAAGAGCCGTCTGGAGAACGCTGACAGGGAGGACACCGTGGAGAAGATGGTCAGCGCCTACAGCCATGAAGGAGCAGTGAAGATCTCACTGACGATCCTGAGGAAGATGGGCCAGAATGATCTTGCTATGAAGCTGGAGAGAGGCACTCTAGAAGAGGTGCCAGCACTGAAAAAGACTGCGTCTCATCAAAAGGAAGAACTGAAATCCAATTTAGAGAGTCTTCGAAAGAATCAAGAAACGTACAAAAGCATGGAGGTCCACATTAAGAAGCAACGTGCGGACGCAGAGAGGCAGATGAGGGAGCAGTTTGAAAAGTTCCACCAGTTTCTGCGAGAGGAAGAAGAGGCCAGACTGGTTGCGctcagggaggaagaggagcagaaGGGCAGGGCTATTGCCAGCGAGATGGAGAGAATTCTCAAGCAGATCTCTTCTCTTGAACAGGACCTGCAGAAAGACGACCGCACATTCCCTGTGAGCTACAAATACATCCAGAACAGCACATTGCCGGGTACACAGCAGGTCTCAGGGGTGCTTATCGACATGGCCAAACACCTGGGAAACCTGCAGTTCAGAGTGTGGGAGAAGATGAAGGAGATAGTCCAATTCACTCCTGTGATTCTGAACCCCAACACTGCAAACCGCTGGCTCTCTGTGTCTGATAATCTGACCAGTGTGAGATTTAATAACATAGGTCAGCAAATCACTGACAACCCAGAGAGGTTCACACAGTATGCCAAGATTCTGGGCTCCGAGGGCTTCAGCTCAGGGAAGCACATctgggaggtggaggtgggggacCATCCTGAGTGGAACCTGGGAGTAGCTAAAGAAACCATTGATAGGAAGGGGGAGATTCTTGCTTCACCAGCTTATGGAATCTGGGCTATACTGAACAGGAATGGTGTGTATCAAAGTGGAAAGGGTGAGCCCCTTGCTTTTGAGAAGCTGAAGAGGATCCGAGTGCAGCTGGACTTCACCAGTGGGGAGGTGTCCTTCTATGACCCCAAAGATATGACACACATCTATACTCATAAAGACACGTTTGCTGAGAGACTGTACCCATACTTTCTTGTTGGACTGGCTGGTAGTGCCAACAACCCTGATATACATATCTGCCAATCAGAGGTGTCTCTGACAGTAATGGCATCTCAGTGA